In Edaphobacter paludis, a single window of DNA contains:
- a CDS encoding L-threonylcarbamoyladenylate synthase: MTARLQPSEIQHAAKILREGGTVAFPTETVYGLGANALDANAIAKIFAAKGRPSWDPLIVHVSDHEMLVNIAITTPKAEKLIQHFWPGPLTLLLPRTSKVPDAITAGRPLIGVRMPSHPLALALIRAAGVPIAAPSANRFGHTSPTTADHVLEDLDGRIDAILDGGPTTVGVESTVLDPNQSPMLIYRPGAITPEMIEPITGPVHIFQPAATPTENPASLPSPGVGIRHYAPRAKLILVASEEELREQEERHAGEKIGVLLPQGWTAKLSAEVFLWASWNDSEALAQRVFAGLRELDARGVTTILCPLPEASGVGLAIRDRLEKAARTK; encoded by the coding sequence ATGACAGCTCGCCTCCAGCCCTCCGAGATACAGCACGCCGCCAAAATCCTCCGCGAAGGGGGCACCGTAGCCTTCCCCACCGAGACCGTCTACGGCCTCGGTGCCAATGCCCTCGACGCCAACGCTATCGCAAAGATCTTCGCCGCTAAAGGCCGCCCGTCGTGGGATCCCCTGATCGTCCACGTCAGCGATCACGAAATGCTGGTAAACATAGCCATTACAACACCTAAAGCAGAAAAGCTCATCCAACACTTCTGGCCAGGTCCGCTGACTCTGCTCCTCCCGCGAACCTCAAAAGTTCCCGATGCGATCACCGCTGGAAGGCCTCTGATCGGCGTGCGAATGCCGTCGCACCCGCTCGCGCTCGCCCTCATCCGCGCCGCTGGTGTTCCCATCGCCGCGCCCAGCGCCAACCGCTTCGGACACACCAGTCCAACCACCGCGGATCACGTCCTCGAAGACCTCGACGGCCGCATCGACGCCATCCTCGACGGCGGCCCAACAACAGTTGGAGTCGAATCCACCGTCCTCGACCCCAATCAAAGCCCCATGCTCATCTACCGTCCCGGAGCAATCACTCCCGAGATGATCGAACCGATTACTGGCCCAGTGCACATCTTCCAACCCGCCGCTACGCCCACAGAAAACCCAGCCAGCCTCCCCTCCCCCGGCGTAGGCATCCGTCACTATGCTCCCCGCGCGAAGCTCATCCTGGTAGCCAGCGAAGAGGAGTTGCGCGAACAAGAAGAACGCCATGCCGGAGAAAAGATCGGAGTTCTGCTCCCGCAAGGATGGACAGCAAAGCTCTCGGCCGAGGTCTTCCTTTGGGCCTCATGGAACGACAGCGAAGCCTTGGCTCAGCGTGTCTTCGCCGGACTGCGAGAGCTCGACGCCCGCGGCGTCACGACCATCCTCTGCCCGCTTCCCGAAGCCAGCGGAGTCGGCCTCGCCATCCGCGACCGCCTCGAAAAAGCGGCGCGCACCAAGTAA
- a CDS encoding DNA polymerase III subunit delta', with translation MTQTASFPTNFNDFLGNSSAIEHLRTAIAAGRLPHSLILAGPSGAGKYTLALMLAMAVECERQPRELRSYSTAFGSNGQSLASFCGVCHNCTRIASAANLEDEVDKAVAIREELRDADKKDTRVLVQPHPDVLIIPPDPPQLLIKLGQVRTVIQRSHYLPSEAPKKIFILTAASFMKEAANSLLKVLEEPPATVHIIILAENPGELLPTIRSRCATVRLGALPVEEIEMLLADRRPDVPPKQRTLIARLSQGAAGKALGFDLAAYTAARADALLLLRTAASEPDHTALFKMTETYRAGAEGQQKTTALLRSLSLLLEDLLLLGAGTPELIRNTDLRTELDRLSQTLSFQWIEGASRGLDQVYSGLRRNLLRSLSLDAFAGQLALSAR, from the coding sequence ATGACGCAGACCGCAAGCTTCCCCACCAACTTCAACGACTTCCTCGGCAACTCCAGCGCCATCGAGCACCTGCGCACCGCCATCGCCGCCGGTCGCCTGCCTCACTCGCTCATCCTAGCCGGACCCAGCGGGGCCGGAAAATATACCCTCGCCCTCATGCTGGCCATGGCGGTTGAGTGCGAGCGCCAGCCCCGCGAGCTACGCTCGTACAGCACAGCCTTCGGGTCAAACGGCCAGTCCCTCGCCAGCTTCTGCGGAGTCTGCCACAACTGCACCCGCATCGCCTCCGCCGCCAACCTCGAAGACGAGGTCGACAAAGCTGTAGCCATCCGCGAAGAACTCCGCGACGCCGACAAAAAAGACACCCGCGTCCTCGTCCAGCCGCACCCCGACGTTCTCATCATCCCACCCGACCCGCCGCAGCTTCTCATCAAACTCGGCCAGGTCCGCACCGTCATCCAGCGCTCGCACTACCTTCCCTCGGAAGCGCCAAAGAAGATCTTCATCCTCACCGCCGCCAGCTTCATGAAAGAAGCGGCCAATTCCCTGCTCAAAGTCCTTGAAGAGCCGCCCGCAACCGTCCACATCATCATCCTCGCCGAAAACCCCGGCGAGCTGCTGCCTACCATTCGTTCCCGCTGCGCCACCGTTCGTCTCGGAGCACTGCCCGTCGAAGAGATCGAGATGCTGCTCGCCGACCGTCGCCCCGACGTTCCGCCCAAGCAGCGCACTCTCATCGCCCGCCTCTCTCAAGGAGCCGCAGGCAAAGCCCTCGGCTTCGACCTCGCCGCCTACACAGCCGCTCGCGCCGACGCTCTCCTGCTCCTCCGCACCGCCGCCAGCGAGCCCGATCACACCGCGCTCTTCAAGATGACCGAAACCTATCGCGCCGGAGCCGAAGGCCAGCAAAAGACCACCGCACTGCTGCGCTCCCTCTCCCTCCTTCTCGAAGACCTTCTCCTCCTCGGTGCCGGAACGCCCGAACTCATCCGCAACACCGACCTTCGTACAGAGCTCGACCGCCTCTCGCAGACCCTCTCCTTCCAGTGGATCGAAGGCGCATCCCGCGGCCTCGATCAGGTCTACAGCGGCCTCCGCCGCAATCTCCTCCGCTCGCTCTCCCTCGACGCCTTCGCCGGACAACTAGCCCTCTCTGCCCGATGA